Proteins from one Sander lucioperca isolate FBNREF2018 chromosome 16, SLUC_FBN_1.2, whole genome shotgun sequence genomic window:
- the LOC116035706 gene encoding tropomyosin alpha-3 chain-like, producing the protein MEAIKKKMLMLKLDKENALDQAEQAEADKKAAEDRSKQHEDEILQMQKKLKGTEDELDKYSEALKDAQEKLEVADKKAADAEAEVASLNRRIQLVEEELDRAQERLATALQKLEEAEKAADESERGMKVIENRALKDEEKMELQEIQLKEAKHIAEEADRKYEEVARKLVIVEAELERTEERAELAEAKCAELEEELKNVTNNLKSLEAQAEKYSQKEDKYEEEIKILTDKLKEAETRAEFAERSVAKLEKTIDDLEDELYAQKLKYKAISEELDHALNDMTSI; encoded by the exons ATGGAGGCCATCAAAAAGAAGATGCTTATGCTGAAGTTGGACAAGGAGAATGCACTGGACCAGGCCGAACAAGCTGAAGCAGACaagaaagcagctgaagacagaAGCAAGCAG CATGAAGATGAAATTCTGCAAATGCAAAAGAAGCTGAAAGGGACAGAGGATGAGCTTGATAAATACTCTGAGGCCCTGAAGGATGCTCAGGAGAAGCTTGAGGTGGCCGACAAGAAGGCTGCTGAT GCTGAGGCAGAAGTGGCTTCTCTGAACAGACGGATCCAGCTGGTGGAGGAGGAGTTGGACCGAGCTCAGGAGAGACTGGCGACGGCTCTGCAgaagctggaggaggctgagaaGGCTGCTGATGAGAGCGAGAG aggtaTGAAGGTGATAGAGAACCGGGCTCTAAAGGATGAAGAGAAGATGGAGCTTCAGGAGATCCAGCTGAAGGAGGCCAAACACATCGCAGAGGAGGCTGACCGCAAGTACGAGGAG GTGGCTCGTAAACTGGTGATTGTAGAAGCAGAGCTGGAACGTACAGAGGAGAGGGCCGAGCTGGCCGAAGC aaaatgcgCAGAACTGGAGGAGGAACTGAAGAACGTCACCAACAACCTCAAGTCTCTGGAGGCCCAGGCGGAGAAG TACTCACAAAAGGAGGACAAGTATGAGGAAGAGATCAAGATCCTGACTGACAAGCTGAAAGAG GCTGAGACCCGAGCTGAGTTTGCTGAGAGATCTGTGGCCAAGCTGGAGAAGACGATCGATGATCTGGAAG ATGAGCTCTATGCACAGAAACTCAAGTACAAAGCCATCAGTGAGGAACTGGACCACGCCCTCAACGACATGACCTCTAT TTAA